The Acidimicrobiales bacterium nucleotide sequence CGTGTTGATGACGCGAGCTCGCTCGAGATGAGCGTCAATGACCTCACCAGCGTCGTCCAGGTCGATCGTCCACAGCAGCGCTTGGCGTTCCTGGCCCGTGAGCAGGCTGCCGGCGTCCTCGTTGATGCTCTCGGGATGCAGCGACGTTCGCAGGTCGGGGCTGTAAAGCGTCACCCCGCGAGCGCGGGCTTCGAGGTCGACGAGGCCGCCCGGCGGAACGAGGGCCGCCACATCGGCAATCGCGTAGAAGACACGGTGCCCATTGCCGTGCGGCTCCGCCGCGAACGCTTGATCGAGGTCTCGTGAGCCCGGCGGGTCGATGGCCACGAAGGGGATGTCGGTGGCGTTTCTGACGGCGTTGCTGGCGCCCGGGGGGATCTGGGGCCCGGCGGCGCGTGACCGGTCGGCCGCGGCCACGACGTCGGGGCTGAACGCGGCCGGTACGTCCAGCTGGTCGCGGATACGGCGGAAACCAGCGACCACTGCGGGGTCGGGTGGGCAGTGAACGACACGACTCGGCACGGCCGGGACCCTACCGTTCGTCTCAGCGGGAGCTGGCCCGGCCGGGACGCGGCAGCTCGATCCAGATCTTTCCGGGAAGGATGCGAAGGTCCGTGCCGTCCGGAAGGGTGAAGTCGGTTTGATCGGCGATGGCGTTGCGGATCCATGACACGGGCATGAGTTGGCCGGCGGTGAGCACCCATGCCTCGCCGCTGCCGACCGTGACTGCCTCGGGCGACGACTGATCGGCGGGAGAGGGCCGATAGTCGACGAACTGCAATACGACGGTGGTGGGAGCCACGCGGACACCCTCGGTGTCGACGGTCGGTTCTCCGTCCTGCGTGCGGTCCCAGCCCGTGCCGTTCCACGCGTAGTCGACCGTCGAACTGCCGTAGTCGATCGAGACGCCCTCGACGGCGGTGGCGCCGTCGGGCAGCGACTCGCCCGTGCTTCGGAACGAGAAGATCGGGAGTGGCGTGCCGGCGTTCTCCAGATCGCGACCGAGGACCCACAGGTTGAACGCATTGGTGAAGAGGTTGTGCGGCGCCCGGCGTGCACTCTCGCGGTAGTAGGCCTCGTTGAACGCGTTGACACCCACGTCGACAAGCGTCGAGGTGGCGAGGGCGCCACGCGCCCCCCGGTTGCCGCCGGAGTTCGCGAAGAGCGGACCGTTCAGCTGGGCGAGAAGATCGAGGTCGCCGGTCCGCATCGAACGAACGGGTCCCACCACCTCGGCGCCCTGCGAATGGAAAATCGCCGCGAGACGGGTGAGGCCACCCTCGACCTCTTCGACGTAGACGATGTCCGCCTGGTTGATGCCGGCCTGGGGGCGAGCGGCGCGCACGTTGTCGATCTTCACCGCGAGTGCCGGACGGGTCGGATCGTCGAATGTCGTCTGTCCGGTGAGAACGGCACCCGCCTCCAGCTGGCGGAGCTCCTCGATCCGGATGATGAGGTCGGAGAGCTCGTCGGAGAGCTCCGTGCGTCGGGCCCCGGTCGTACGGATCTGCTCCTCGACGGCGGTGAGCAACTCGCCCGTGGCGCCGACCTGGTCTCGAGCGTTGGCGAGCTCGGTCGCGAGTTCCGTCAGGCGATCATCGATGACCGCGAGTCGACCCAGTGTGTCGTCGATCACCGACTCGTAGAGTGCCCGCCGCCGGCTGGGCTCGTCGTCGCCTTCGAGTGTGCGAACCTCATTGAGCATCTCGTTCTGTCGCGGATCGCCGCGCGTGAAGCCGAAGATCGCGATCTCCACGCGGGTCGACGCCGGCTCTTCACGGGTGAAGGCGGTCCACTCGATGTCGTCCGCGATGAGCTCGACGCCGATGCGCTGGTCGTTCTGCTGTTCTTCCAGCGAGCGACGCTCGAGGGCCAGCTGCTCGAGCTCGGCATCGATCTCGCCGATCTCGATCGTCAACTCGTCCCGGCGACTCTGGAGCTCGTCGAGTTGGCCAGGATCGATCTGCGCGTTCGCAGGGGGGACCGCGAGCATGGCGCCGGCCGCGGCGACGCACAGCGCGCCCAGGAGTGTTCGATGGTGTGGACGCATGAGTCGTGTTCCGCGGTAGTTCTACCGCTCCGCGGGCCCAACCGTACCGGCCGGACGTGGACAGGTACGGTCAGGTATGGCTGCCACCGCTGACGTCATGGAATTCACACGACGCGACGTGTCCCCGGTAGTCGCCCGGATGGAGGAATTGGCCGACCGGGGAGACGGCTGGATGAATCTCGGGCCGGGCCTGACGCCCGAGGAATTCGCTTCGCTTCCCGCGCAATCAACGGTGGGGAAGTGGGTGTCGGGGCGCGGGCCCGCGGTACCGATGGCGACCTGGACCCCGGCACCTCGACGGGGACGAGGTCGACTCGCCCAGATCGGGATCTCCCACGGCACCGGCCCGAATGCGCTCGCGAGACTCGAGTCCGATGGGGTCGTGCTGCCGGCGGACTGGCAGAAGAAGCAGGATCACGCGAAGCACGGCATCGTCGTCGAGCTGCCGGACTCCGCAGAGTCCGGCATAGTTCTCACGTGGTTGTTCCGGGCGATGGTCGTGCTGTCGCCTCGCGTCGCGGTGGGCGAGAACTGGATCGCGGAGTTCTACGGTTCGTCGTGATCGGTTGCGGGCTGGGTCCAGGCCCGGTCGAATGAGAGGCGTACGACGAGGTCAGGCTCGACACCGGGATGACCGTCGTGACACTGAAGGCCGAGATCGTCGCCGTGGTCATCGATCACGATCCGGGCGTCGCCCACCCACGCCTGGATGAGGTCGCTGTCTCGCCAGACATTCCAGATGCGCAGGTCGCCGGCATCGGTCGTGCGGACCTCGACCCGTTCCGGTGAGGTGTCGGTCCACAGCACGACATGGGAGGCCTCGACCGAGCCGACCCTCAGCGGGTGGTCGGCCTCGAGCGCGAGACCCTGGGGTCGCTGGGAGGTGTGCGACTCGCGTTCGACGGTGATGGTGGTGTCGGCGGCCACGCCGATGGTCATGTGTGTCACCGGGCTCATCCATCAGCCTCGAACGGGTCGACCGGCTCGCGACCCCAGCTCGCTCGGCCGCTCTTGGCGTCGACGACCGCCTTCTCGTCGAGCCCCGTGATGGGGTTTCGGCGGCGAGGTGCCTTTCCCGCGGCCAGCAGCGCTCGGTTGTCCTCACCCCATCCCCCGGAGATCGCGTGGTTCTTCCACACGCGGCCCCGCACCGTGCCCGACGCGGGTTCGTTGCCCTTCGCCGTGAGTGCAAGTGGGTCGTCGCCCACCGTCCACCCCACGGCTCGGGGCTCGGGCTCGTCGGGTCCGTCCTGCTCGGGCTCGACTGGTTCGTCGGTCTCGGGCCCGTCGGACTCGGGTTCGGTCATGTCGGTGTCGGCGTCGAGATCGATGCCCTCATCGTCGGAGTGGAGGCCGTCGACCTCACGCGATACGACGTCGACGGCACCCTCGCGCTCCTCCACGACGAGCGAGTCGTCGATCCGGCGGACCTCGGTCTCCTGGTCGCTCGTCCAGTTCAGGCGGAGACTCGATGCGCCATACGCGTCGCGTAGGGCGGCCCTCACCGAGGCATCCTCGTCCAGTCGACGGCGGGCTCGCTCGGCCTTTCGCGCCGCGCGGTCGAGGGGTTGCCGTTCGCCCCTCGGTCGGAAGTGGCCGCGGTTGGGATTTCCGAGCCAGTCGAGGGCGATCAGGAGAGCGACGAGAACGATCCACCCGACGATGAACGAGAAGATGATGCGGTCGGACGACATGGTCAGGTTGCAGGGAGCGAGATGATCGCGTCGACGATGAGGTCGATGACGGCCGGCGCGTCGACGGTGCGCAGGACCTTCACGGTGGGGTTCCCGGCCGCGTCGGCTCGGGTGTCGACCACGGTCATGCCCCGGGTGTGGACCCCTTCGAGTTCGATCTCGACATGGTTGTTCGTTCCGCCGAAGAGCTCGGGATGGGTGACCGCGATGACGGCGCTGGCATCGTGGATCGGCGCGCCCGCCCAACCGGACAGCTCACCGGCTCGATCGACGGCGTAGTCGAGCAGGTCGGCTGCCAGTCGGGCCGACGCGGTGTCGGCGGCCCGCATGGCGTCGCGTTCTGCCGATCCCATCAGGACCTGGTGGGTGACATCGAGACCGACCATTGTGATCGGGCCACCGTCGCGAAAGACGATGGCGGCCGCCTCGGGATCCGCCCAGATGTTGAACTCGGCCGTGGCCGTGACGTTTCCGCCGACCGCTGCGCCCCCCATGATCGTGATGCCGCTGAGTCGAGACGGCAGTGTCGGATCGGCCTGGAGCGCGAGCGCGATGTTGGTCAGCGGTCCGACGGGCACCAGGTGGAGCCCGCTGACGGAGCGGGCCATGTCGAGAATGAACGCAACGGCGTCATCGGAATCGACGGTCCGGGTGACATCGGGGATCACGACAGAGCCGAGGCCGGTCGGGCCATGGACGTGGGAGGCGTCCATCGGTTCGTTCACCAGTGGCTTTGCCGCGCCGCGGTGGATGGGAACTTCGATCCCCGCGACCTGGGCCACGGCCAACGCGTTGTGGGTGGTGTGGTCGAGCCCCACGTTTCCGTTGACCGTGGTGATGCCGACCAGGTCGGCCAGTTTCGACGCGGTCAGCAGCGCGATCGCGTCGTCGAGTCCCGGGTCGCAGTCGATGAGCATCGGCACGGAGGACATCTCGGAAAGGGTACGTCGTGAGGGGCGGTCGGCGACCGTCAGCCCAACAGCGCGTCGACTTCGGCTGCGGTCGGGAGCGATGGTTGGGCGCCCGGTCGAAGGGTGGTGACGGCACCCACGCGGACGGCCCAGCGCACGGCATCGAACACGTCGAGGCCGCGGACGAGTGCATCGGCCATGGCGCCACAGAACGAGTCGCCGGCTCCAGTCGTGTCCACGGGGCGGACGCTCGGCGCGGGGATGTGTTCGCTCCGGTCGGCGGTGACCACGAGAGCACCCTCGCCCCCAAGGGTGACGACCACTGTCGGGGAGGGAAGTCGGCGCGCCAGGTCGGCGGCGATGCCGGCGTCGACCGAACCGTCGAAGCCGGTGAGCGTCGCGAGTTCGGTCTGATTCGGAACGAGGATGTCGACCGCCTCGAGCAGGGCCGACGGCAACGGCTCGGGTGGGGCGGGGGCGGGGTTCAAGATGACGGTGCCGCCCGCAGCGATCGCCGCCGCAGTGACGGCTTCGACCGGGATCTCGAGTTGAAGGAGCACGACGGTTGCCGCGCTGACGAGCGGGCCGGCGGCGGCGACATCATTCGCGTTCACCCGGGCGTTGGCGCCGGGACTCACGACGATGGCGTTGTCGCCATCGGCATTCACGGCGATCAGCGCAACCCCGTT carries:
- a CDS encoding DUF3048 domain-containing protein; this encodes MRPHHRTLLGALCVAAAGAMLAVPPANAQIDPGQLDELQSRRDELTIEIGEIDAELEQLALERRSLEEQQNDQRIGVELIADDIEWTAFTREEPASTRVEIAIFGFTRGDPRQNEMLNEVRTLEGDDEPSRRRALYESVIDDTLGRLAVIDDRLTELATELANARDQVGATGELLTAVEEQIRTTGARRTELSDELSDLIIRIEELRQLEAGAVLTGQTTFDDPTRPALAVKIDNVRAARPQAGINQADIVYVEEVEGGLTRLAAIFHSQGAEVVGPVRSMRTGDLDLLAQLNGPLFANSGGNRGARGALATSTLVDVGVNAFNEAYYRESARRAPHNLFTNAFNLWVLGRDLENAGTPLPIFSFRSTGESLPDGATAVEGVSIDYGSSTVDYAWNGTGWDRTQDGEPTVDTEGVRVAPTTVVLQFVDYRPSPADQSSPEAVTVGSGEAWVLTAGQLMPVSWIRNAIADQTDFTLPDGTDLRILPGKIWIELPRPGRASSR
- a CDS encoding nucleoside hydrolase; translated protein: MSSVPMLIDCDPGLDDAIALLTASKLADLVGITTVNGNVGLDHTTHNALAVAQVAGIEVPIHRGAAKPLVNEPMDASHVHGPTGLGSVVIPDVTRTVDSDDAVAFILDMARSVSGLHLVPVGPLTNIALALQADPTLPSRLSGITIMGGAAVGGNVTATAEFNIWADPEAAAIVFRDGGPITMVGLDVTHQVLMGSAERDAMRAADTASARLAADLLDYAVDRAGELSGWAGAPIHDASAVIAVTHPELFGGTNNHVEIELEGVHTRGMTVVDTRADAAGNPTVKVLRTVDAPAVIDLIVDAIISLPAT
- a CDS encoding ribokinase, which gives rise to MDTPEITVVGSANLDLVVDVASVPLVGETVLGGDLRRIPGGKGANQAVAAARLGRRVAMVGRVGTDDGGTILRGALDLDGVDTSALLDTPDTPNGVALIAVNADGDNAIVVSPGANARVNANDVAAAGPLVSAATVVLLQLEIPVEAVTAAAIAAGGTVILNPAPAPPEPLPSALLEAVDILVPNQTELATLTGFDGSVDAGIAADLARRLPSPTVVVTLGGEGALVVTADRSEHIPAPSVRPVDTTGAGDSFCGAMADALVRGLDVFDAVRWAVRVGAVTTLRPGAQPSLPTAAEVDALLG